GTTTGCCGAATACTTTCAAATTGAATGATCTGAAAAATATTTAGGTTCATTTGAATGtttttcaataacaataataatgaccATGATTCCAcattgctcaacttttcttttgAGAAATTGTGCGACTATATGGAGTGCCTCAGTCTATTACTTCTTACCGTGATTCAACATTTCTCAATCATTTTTGGATTACCTTGTGGAAATTATTTGGTACAGATTTGCGGCGTAGTACTATGGCTCAACCACAGACGGATGGTCAAATCGAGGTTACAAACCGCACCATGGGTAACATGGTTCGTAGTGTTTGTGGGACCTTGCTCTTCCTTAAATTGAACTTGCCTACAACATTGTTGTTCACAAAGTAACTGGCAAGTCTCCTTTCTCCCTAGTGTATACTACTGTCCCCAAGCATGCAATGGACCTCATCAAGCTCCCTAAGGGTCCAAGTGTGAGTGTTGTTGCTGAAAAGATGGCAGAAAGCATCCAGGCTATTAAGGCAAGGGTTTTTGAACGTATGGCACAGACAAATGCAAAATACAAAGCGGCGGTTGACCAACATAGGCGTTCCCATGTGTTTCAGGTCGGTGACGCTATGATGGTGTTTTTTAGGAAAGAAAGATTTCCAGTCGAGACTTACAGCAAGCTCAAGCCTCGCAAGTATGGACCCTACAAGATTCTACAGAAGATTAATGATAATGCTTATGTTATGGATCTTCCTTCTTCTATGGGCATTTCTCCTACCTTCAAATGTTGCTGATCTTTATGAGTTCTAAGATTAAATCATTATTGTTGTCgtcgaaatcactaaaacaatgaaaaatatgaagtcttacctcatgtgaaaaTTTCGAAATACCGATTTCGTattccattcgtcaaaaatattttttctcaaTTAACATATTTGTAGTTCcattggttagggttttattcaacaatagAGGGTGGgaggggttttgatagttgaagaagataaacaatacgttaaaagtgatttagggtgtatttagaaattttttatttttttaacctaaaaaggtcaaaattgtcattgtatAGTAAGGTAAATAagtcattaatattaaattttaatgtgggatgcattcaacattttgtaggatgttaatataaaaagccattaataattctatttttttaagaaGCTGTCTAATAATCAATCTAAATTATCCATTTTTCCCGTAACATGTAAAtaaaatgtatattcacatatTTAGGAGGTGAACTCCACTTGCCAGAGagagaccaaaaataaatagatCCCAAATTTATCTTTTTCGTTAGAGTAAAActcctattttcaattctcaaaAACGCTCACTTCCTTAATACAAATATTGTTGAATACACTCCACATACTTAAAACATCCCAAATTtgcttttttatataaaatttatcttaataggcttcaccattttttttttttttgaagtttaaTGGAGAAAGATTAGGCGAGATTAGTCCTTCAGCAATGATCGTGTGCGAGGCACCCTACCGTCCCCCGTAAGGGTGAGGACCCTTACACCCAGAAACCCTCAACCCGTCCCTCATTCACCATTTTTACAAATAGatattaggaaattaaaaggaaaaagtaCAAGCGGGGGGATTAAGCCAAGACCTGCCATGACCAAATGATCAATGAAATTGCAAATCAGGGCAAAATGAAATATCACGAGCATGGGCTGAGGCAAAAAAATCCGTAACTGTAAACCACCAGCGATCAGTATAACTATTTACCCTAAATGAAGCTAAAGAATTTGCGACCTGATTTCTTTCTTGATAAATATGTGTACATATGAACCGCATTTAACGAAGTTGACAAAGACAATTCTTCTAATCCACCATAAGGAACCAAGGGACCGCATTAGGAGCCTtttaaaagataatgaataattAACATGGAATCTGTTTCAATCCATATATGCTTCCAGTCATTCACACAAGCTATACGCACAGCCTTAATGAATGCAAGAACTTCTGCAACAACTGAACTTACAAAATTCGTATTTGAAGCAAAAGCACCAAGCTCCTCAACCTCCGAAGAGCGAAATATCCCCCCAAATCCAGCACGTCTGTTGGCACATACCCATCAATATTAACCTTAAGCCACCCATTCATCGGCATATTCCAAAGGACTGGAATAAAGGATGGAGACGCAATTGAAAGTGGTGACATACCCAATAAAGAGAAAATATGCAACATTGAAGATGAAGAGCTAAAATTCGAGAAACATAATAGGGTCGAGTCACGAAACCGAGCCACTAGCTAGcacttgatataatccaatgaAGCGAACTTGCCCCCAAACTGAATTTGATTACGAAGACACCGCATGCCCCATATATAAGTGCAAGCCACTATAATCCAAAGTTTTCTAGATGAACCACAAAAAGTTGAAAGAAAAGTTTCTGAAAAAACCTATAACAATGATCTTACCAGAAGAGAAGAGGATGAAAAAGCTCCAAGATCCCAATTCAAGGACATTCCAAATAAATGTGAAAGAAAGATTCAACAACAGAATTATAGAATGAGCAACAAGAGACCAGTGAAGCTCCCATATGTTGAAGCACCACATCAGTGAGGAGACGACCTTGTAGGACTTTCCAAACCGTAAGGCTTTGCCTTGGTTGAATCCCGTGAGACCAGATAATTTACTCCAAGGCACCTGGTTATCATACTTAAGCAAGTGAGAATAAGCCTCTTTAGCTGTAAGGATACTAGAGAGAGAACCAGACCAACATAAAGAGTCAATAGATGCCTGCAGTGTGAGAGGAGTAGCTATAACTAAAGCTACCTTAGGGAAAATATTAATGAAAGCAGTCGGCAACTCCCAATGAGAACCGCATATAAAATCTCTCACTGAAGCGTTAATCGTATGAGCAAGAGCATCAAGAATTTCGAGATAATAAATTAAGGGCCTGCATAATACCTTCACACCCCACACTATCAccatacaccttacattttctatatatacaaCACACATTTTCTGTATACACCACACCACACATAAGCCGGTGTGATTCAGGAAATTTTCTAATTCTCTATTGGAGTGACTCCAACACACTTTTGGTCTGATGTTTTCCAAAGGGCGGAGTGAGTCCGGATCTCTTCTATTTCTATATGCCTTCTTATTGTTCTAAATAGTATCATCCTACATCACTTAATACTTGGACGATGTGATGCCGGCAATTGTTTGATCCTATTTGCATGTGTTCATCCCTTCATATTTCTCTATCACTTCAATTGTTTGATCATATTTACTCCATGGAAAGAGGTGGAAAGCTGTGGGTATTCAGCATCAAgtagatgaagaagatgatttTCGCAGCAGGGGATGAGGaagataaaaaaacaaaaaaaaagggaaaaaaaattatggcagCTGTAGGAATCTAGATGATTAgggttgatgatgatgatttccttttttttccaataatCGAATCATGGGAATGGATTGAGTTGTTTAATCATTGAATTACGGGAAGAGATTAGGCTGTTAtaacacataaaaaaaatagagaaatatcCTAAAATGggacaatttcttaatcttgggacaAAAATAGGACATTTTGAATATGCACACGGCATGCACAACAATCAAATAGAAATACAATTTTTCCCACACCttaaaatgaccaaattgtcTTCCCATATAAATGGATTatccaaaaattccaacatttatttctcattttgtagagagagaaacaaaaaggaggagagagaaaatcTCTTTCTCCCAATTCCAATTCAAAGAACCCTATCCCACCCACCCATATTCTTCATCCAAAAGCTCCCTCTCGCCCAACCATCTTTAGTTTTTACCTTTTCATTTGTAGGTTTTGTGAACTGGGTTTAGTTAATTTTGCCTTTTGATTGatggatttttggagttgaagtaaTTGGTTTTGTGTTTCTTGGAGGAGACCCAAATCCTTCATTTTTTATTGttgattttttatcatttctctgaTTTATATGTGGATTTTTATTTCTTGTCTTCTCCCTCCCTCTACTCCCCCTCTCGATCCAAATTTACAAGCACTAAAATAGGGTTTGTCTTTTGCtgcaattaaatgaaaaaacatATTAAAGGCCAGTTGTTTTTGGAGAAGAGATAAAtttgagggaaaagagagaaatcATAGTGGAAAGAAGGAATAGAGAATGATATGGACAAAATTGTTTCGCACACTCATTCGCTTTCTTCGTATTAAGCTCATTCATACACTGTATGCACATGACATGCACATCTTATACTCATAGATCTGAgctcaacccaaaaacccataGCTCACAGCTCTCtctttgaaataaaataaataatgcaaTCAGATAATCGACCCTAAACTTTATATGAAGAATCGAAAAttcattaatttgaatttggtatcaaatttgattgggttcaaatatttcaaggATTTGAAAATTGTAGTTTGAATGGGCACAAATTTGAATGGGCACAAAAGAACCCAATTGAATCAAAGGAAATTGTTTCAGGAACTTGTTCGcttttttcatatttgcaaAGCCTGCCTctgaatcaaagaaaaaagtagTAAACTACGTTAATGTTAAGAGTATCAAAGATGTAAATCCACACCATATACACTATATGCATGCCATATGTGCATAATATGTACAatacatgcacatgatatgcacaGAGCACAAGAAACTTTAACATAAACATATTGGTATAGTggatacaattaaaacataatttttaCGTACATAAGGTTACAGTGAAAGTTTGAAAAGTCTTGTTACATATATCAATCACTACTTAACTGTGCACGCAGAAAACATGATACTCGTTTCGTTATTTCATGGACACACATGACCCTTAAAGTCCTCtaagcttttttctttttttctttttctttttcgccgAGGCCAACTAGGTTGTGGTCATACTCACAAAATTCCGGGGCATAACATATGTGCATCATAACTATTGAACTTCCCGCTTCTCATATTAAGATGTAGCcatgcacaccacatgcacaCCATGGAAAAATTTTCACAAACTTCTGCAATTGGACACTTGAACCATAAATTGTTCCATCCTAGTTTCTAGCAtatcaaaacttgaaatttagtccaCAACCCATACACCccaacatgaaacacaaaccctaGTTTAACTTCTAAATATTAATTCATCTTACAAAGAACCCATTTATTCCATAAATCATTGATGAAGGAACTTGGAACTAAACACCCTACCTTACTATACATGCTGAAGCTTTAGTTGCcgaaaaaaatggaactttctggccaaaacagaaaatatggtacaaaactCAGCTCACTCTTCTCACCTTTCTCTCGCATCCCTTTGTTCAAAATTAGAGGTATGAggtcaacccaaaacccagcCCACTTTTTTTTACTCTCTTTGGACTTTACTCTTTTCAAAATCGGAGCTCAACCTAGAAACCCAGAGCTCACAAAGCTCTCTCGACAACCCtctcttccaaatgagaacaGTGATGCAATGGGCTGATgatttttagtatttatatgtgggtattttagtaattttgatATTGTGCATATTGTGCATGACTTGTGCATGGCCGGTTTGTCCTATTTAtgtcccaagattaagaaattgtccCATTTTGGGGTATTTCCCAAACAAAATATGGTAGTCATGGCAGCTATAAGCATAACGCATATTAACACATGATATTTGATAAAAGGATCTTTTTATCAAATATGGCTAAGGTTTATTAGGTGtgtgattctcatcatcaatcatatttttttttcaagggaTATCATTCATAACGAAGCTATAGtcatgttgatgttgttgaagtcactaaaacaatgaaaaatacGAATTTTTACCTCATGTGAAACTTCTGAAACACGATTTCATGTTTCATTCTTGAAGACTAATTTTTTCATTAACGTGTTTGTAATTTCATTCGTTAGAGTTTTGTTCTACAATGGAGAGTGAAGGTGGTTTTGAGAGTTGAAGGAAATAAATAAACTTGGGATATAAATGTTaaaattaacttggggtgttttagaaatttcttatttattttcagaCCTTATAAAGTCAAAATTATCGTTGCATATTAGagtatataatttatttaatattaaattttaatcttaagTGTATTTAACATATTGtggagtgctaataaaaaaattgttaaatatGTACTAGAAAGACACTATAAATGAACTACTCAGTaattacaaaattactattAAAAATACGACAAATGCATTACAAAGACATCGTTGAATTACAATTATTTTTGCATTATCTTTTGTTAGTAAAACTCGCAAGGataatacaaaaattaaaataattatcaaacatattttaatatttaaagcctaatatttttttaagcttTCAGCTTTTAGCTTTTTAAACTAAATAAGAAtcccaaaatataaaaattttaattgtcaaacatgtttaataTTTCTGTGCATGTTCGTTATGTAATCGTGTCATTTGGTAGGACTTTCGGTTTAATGCATCACACACACAATAAATTGTAATGAAATGGTTGCAAAACAGCTTTACCGAAACAGTATCGTTCTTGGAAACTTCCTGCAATCTGAGCGAGACAACGCACACAGCGGAGTAAATGATAGCGTATTTAAAAGTGTTCTGACGACAAcgaccaaaataaaaataatagggtaaattacacaaaattacTTTAATTATAGGTCGAATGATactttcataccttatcttTTAAAAGTGGTAATGTCATagctcatcttacgaatttgtgtcaatgtcataccttccgtTAGCTTGGCTGTGAATTTCTTAGTTAAATGCTGACTTGGCTTGATTCAGGCctactttctattaaaaaaataattaaatatttaaaaaaataattaaatattaaaaaattaaaacaaaacaaaaacaaaaaacaaaaaaccaaaaaaacacCCATCCCTGTGTCCCCCTTCCCCAAAAACCCAGATCCCCTCCCCCCATCAACTCGTGTCCCCCTCCCTAAAACCCAGATCTCCTTCTCCCCATCGGAAACCCTTCTTACCCATCccccccaaccttcctccaccacccaccctctctctcatctctctctcttctctctctcttctctctttctctctcttgcctctctctctcctctctctctcttctctctctctctctctctctctctctctctctctctctctctcgcctctctctctctctctctctctctccttctttaTGGGTTTATGCTGAaaccagaaagaaaaaagataatAAGTACTTACTCGGGTCAAGTTCTGCAATTAGAGCAGCACCCTTGAAGTAGCAAGATCCCCACCCTTGTATTTGAATCTTTGGAAGTAGCTATTGAATGCATAGAAAGCATGGTCTTTTAGAGTGTTTGGGAAATAGCAAGCTTGTTTCACCTGAATCTGGCTACAATCTGCACCTCCTCCTCCCCCACACAAGCCCAATCCATTGCCGCCTGCCACTTGTCATCCAGCGTCGGCTCGTCGGTGATGCACCATTGCTCAAACTTGGCAGCTGAAAAATCTAGTACTGTGCGTTCACACACGTATTAAGTAACAaaggtttgggggggggggggagggggaatTGAGGGTTTGGGTGTGTAGGAGGGGAAGGGGATCTAGGGGTGGCCGCgtgggtttggttttttttgttttttttttttttggtgtgggATCTGGGTGTGGgcttggttttttttgtttattcagTTGGGTGGTGAAGATGAAGGAAGAGAGGCGGCGGTGGGgtgaagagagaaagagggtggtggaggaaggttggggggACAGGGAAGGGTTTGGTGGCTgtcgaagagaagaagaaaaaaggttgGTGCGGGTGGAGGAAAGGGAAGGTCAGATCcctgccattttttttttagtttttttaatatttaattattaaaaatatatttaattattttttaatcatgTTAGATGTTTTtgaccacgtcagcatttaacagagaaattaacagaaaaattgacgaaggtatgacattggcacaaattcgtaagatgaggtataacATTGTCacttttaaaagatgaggtataaaAGTGTCGTTCAATCTACAATtcaggtagttttgtgtaatttacccaaaataaTATAATGAAAGCA
Above is a window of Malus sylvestris chromosome 15, drMalSylv7.2, whole genome shotgun sequence DNA encoding:
- the LOC126604138 gene encoding uncharacterized protein LOC126604138, whose product is MCVVYIENVRCMVIVWGVKVLCRPLIYYLEILDALAHTINASVRDFICGSHWELPTAFINIFPKVPWSKLSGLTGFNQGKALRFGKSYKVVSSLMWCFNIWELHWSLVAHSIILLLNLSFTFIWNVLELGSWSFFILFSSVACTYIWGMRCLRNQIQFGGKFASLDYIKC